In a genomic window of Streptomyces koelreuteriae:
- a CDS encoding MOSC domain-containing protein, translated as MSATVTAVSSNGEYSFTKPNRDSITLLAGLGVEGDIHAGVTVKHRSRIAQDPTQPNLRQVHLIHEELFAEVADAGFEVAPGALGENITTRGIDLLGLPAGTLLHIGEAAVVEVTGLRNPCIQIDAFQDGLLKQVVGRDEAGRIVRKAGIMSVVREGGVVRPGDTVEVRLPEEPHRPLERV; from the coding sequence ATGAGCGCGACGGTGACGGCGGTCAGCAGCAACGGCGAGTACTCGTTCACCAAGCCGAACCGGGACAGCATCACCCTGCTCGCGGGGCTGGGGGTGGAGGGCGACATCCATGCGGGCGTGACGGTCAAGCACCGTTCGCGGATCGCCCAGGACCCCACCCAGCCGAACCTGCGCCAGGTGCATCTCATCCACGAGGAGCTCTTCGCCGAGGTCGCGGACGCGGGGTTCGAGGTGGCGCCCGGCGCCCTCGGGGAGAACATCACCACCCGCGGCATCGACCTGCTCGGCCTGCCGGCCGGCACCCTGCTGCACATCGGCGAGGCCGCGGTGGTGGAGGTGACGGGCCTGCGCAACCCGTGCATCCAGATCGACGCCTTCCAGGACGGGCTGCTGAAGCAGGTCGTCGGCCGTGACGAGGCGGGCCGGATCGTGCGCAAGGCCGGCATCATGAGCGTCGTCCGGGAAGGCGGCGTCGTACGCCCCGGCGACACCGTCGAGGTGCGGCTCCCCGAGGAACCGCACCGGCCGCTGGAACGCGTCTGA
- a CDS encoding IS607 family transposase, giving the protein MNLTEWAKTQGVHPQTAYRWFREGTLPVPAQRVGPRTILVNAGANAAPEAFARLGLYARVSSHDQKDDLERQVARLARWAAAAGHRVVRVESEIASGIRGSRPKARRLLADPAVQALVVEHKDRLGRMNVELVEAALSATGRRLVVLDDGEVEDDLVPDMAEVLTSFCARLYGHRSAKNRARKALHAAEHG; this is encoded by the coding sequence GTGAATCTCACGGAATGGGCCAAGACGCAGGGCGTGCATCCGCAGACCGCGTATCGCTGGTTCCGTGAGGGGACGCTGCCGGTACCGGCTCAGCGGGTAGGACCGCGCACGATCCTCGTGAACGCGGGGGCCAACGCCGCGCCCGAGGCATTTGCCAGGCTGGGTCTGTATGCCCGCGTCTCCTCGCACGATCAGAAGGACGATCTGGAGCGCCAGGTCGCCCGGCTGGCCCGGTGGGCTGCCGCCGCGGGTCACCGGGTGGTGCGGGTGGAGTCCGAAATCGCCTCCGGCATTCGCGGATCCCGTCCCAAGGCCAGGCGGCTGCTTGCCGATCCGGCCGTGCAGGCTCTGGTGGTGGAGCACAAGGACCGCCTTGGCCGCATGAACGTCGAGTTGGTCGAGGCCGCCCTGTCCGCGACGGGGCGCCGCCTGGTTGTGCTAGACGACGGCGAGGTCGAGGACGACCTGGTGCCGGATATGGCGGAGGTGCTGACCTCGTTCTGTGCCCGCCTGTACGGGCACCGGTCGGCGAAGAACCGTGCCCGCAAGGCGCTTCACGCTGCCGAGCATGGCTGA
- a CDS encoding ABC transporter substrate-binding protein, with amino-acid sequence MKTSEPPAPPTRRALLRGALGLGTAAALSACGQGDTTPRTSGDVTLSLWTHDPGYEAFFVKGVPAADRATDFRYHLKVTRSGPPDIVTKLLAQAVAGRGTPDMVGFEIGSFPRMLRGDIAERLLHDFTPDIEAVPGLKDDLLPARTAPFSRDGRVYAFDSDTPMVVYFHREDLFDAYGLLRGDQTWEEFAEAGARVYRDHNASMCVVSTVGSDPGQVVQSFQMLLYQRGGAFFDADGTLRLDSPEAEEVLRFLCEGLRSGFVIDVADYYGAAMQTALKSGRVIGLPMAIWYKNYGLLSNVPEQKGKWRVRALPPFAGGGGVTAALGGTGFGVIKDKANTRAATEFLFKTWLTHDGQVRRFTETGYLPTRRSVYEDPRLGAYKDEFCGGQRLFGLYRSLLPDVPAFHQSPDQSILYDVLAGNLLRAYRGSLTPRQALKQTAADFRDQAGR; translated from the coding sequence TTGAAGACCTCAGAGCCCCCTGCCCCTCCGACCCGCCGCGCCCTGCTGCGCGGAGCGCTCGGCCTCGGTACGGCCGCCGCGCTCTCCGCCTGCGGACAGGGCGATACGACGCCCCGCACTTCCGGCGACGTCACCCTGTCCCTGTGGACCCACGACCCGGGCTACGAGGCGTTCTTCGTGAAGGGCGTCCCGGCGGCCGACCGGGCCACCGACTTCCGCTACCACCTGAAGGTCACCCGCTCCGGGCCTCCGGACATCGTCACCAAACTGCTCGCGCAGGCCGTCGCCGGGCGCGGCACACCCGACATGGTGGGCTTCGAGATCGGTAGCTTCCCGCGCATGCTGCGCGGCGACATCGCCGAGCGGCTGCTGCACGACTTCACGCCCGACATAGAGGCCGTGCCCGGCCTGAAGGACGATCTGCTGCCCGCCCGTACCGCCCCCTTCAGCAGGGACGGCCGGGTCTACGCGTTCGACTCGGACACCCCGATGGTCGTCTACTTCCACCGCGAGGACCTCTTCGACGCGTACGGGCTCCTGCGAGGCGACCAGACCTGGGAGGAGTTCGCCGAGGCCGGTGCCCGGGTGTACCGGGACCACAACGCGTCGATGTGCGTCGTCTCCACGGTGGGCAGCGACCCGGGCCAGGTCGTGCAGTCCTTCCAGATGCTGCTCTACCAGCGCGGCGGCGCGTTCTTCGACGCGGACGGGACGCTGCGGCTGGACTCGCCGGAGGCCGAGGAGGTGCTGCGGTTCCTCTGCGAGGGGCTGCGCAGCGGGTTCGTCATCGATGTCGCCGACTACTACGGGGCCGCCATGCAGACCGCGCTGAAGAGCGGCCGGGTCATCGGTCTGCCCATGGCGATCTGGTACAAGAACTACGGCCTGTTGTCCAACGTGCCCGAGCAGAAGGGGAAGTGGCGGGTGCGGGCGCTGCCGCCCTTTGCCGGAGGCGGGGGAGTGACCGCCGCGCTCGGCGGGACCGGCTTCGGCGTCATCAAGGACAAGGCCAACACCCGGGCCGCCACGGAGTTCCTCTTCAAGACCTGGCTCACTCACGACGGCCAGGTGCGGCGGTTCACCGAGACCGGGTATCTGCCCACGCGGCGCTCCGTGTACGAGGATCCGCGCCTGGGGGCCTACAAGGACGAGTTCTGCGGCGGGCAGCGGCTGTTCGGGCTCTACCGCTCGCTGCTGCCGGACGTGCCGGCGTTCCATCAGAGTCCGGACCAGTCGATCCTCTACGACGTCCTCGCGGGCAACCTGTTGCGCGCCTATCGCGGCAGCCTGACCCCTCGGCAGGCCCTGAAGCAGACCGCGGCGGATTTTCGTGACCAGGCCGGACGTTAG
- a CDS encoding transposase has protein sequence MADQRRPLRQIARPFVADGPTGVSIRDRLKQLTADDEKVLRLVGAHLGMLASRDLARRCRDGLEHSTDTWAGRKRDLTALSSSRWAGSITASTHDQWGLSRRAQHAHQQSLDAGIRMIRYRLSLPVGQKGSRGKPGGYRSSHEWFNKSRRLAILEERYEQIRAERDAGRVSITRGGRRLLGTRHNLTAANLTEAQWRAQWEAARWFLTADGESGKRFGNETIRVSADGEISIKLPAPLAEHANTKHGRYVLAAKVTFWHRGDEWRDRIQANRAVAYRIHLDTARGRWYLDASWTRKDFPVVPLATLRAHGVIAVDTNADHLAAWRLDEHGNPSGTPRRFNYQLSGSASHRDAQLRHALTRLLHWAKQTGVKAVAIEDLDFTDSTTREKHGRRKRFRQLISGIPTGRLRARLLSMCAEAGIGVIAVDPAYTSLWGAQHWQAPLTSNTHKTSRHAAASVAIGRRALGHRIRRRTTPPRAHQRDVHGHRTAQARPGDRESEENRPRAPGPRTRSVRAGRGANAVNQNTQDRSGCSAEHGVWQQNSLPLSL, from the coding sequence ATGGCTGACCAGCGCAGGCCGCTGCGGCAGATTGCCCGGCCGTTCGTCGCCGACGGCCCGACGGGCGTCAGCATCCGCGACCGACTCAAGCAACTGACGGCCGACGACGAGAAGGTGTTGCGCCTGGTCGGCGCGCACCTGGGCATGCTGGCCTCGCGTGATCTGGCCCGCAGGTGCCGTGACGGCCTGGAGCACTCCACCGACACGTGGGCCGGGCGCAAACGCGACCTGACGGCGTTGTCGTCCTCCCGCTGGGCCGGTTCGATCACGGCCAGCACACACGACCAGTGGGGTCTGTCCCGGCGTGCGCAGCACGCGCACCAGCAATCCCTGGATGCCGGTATACGCATGATCCGCTACCGGCTGTCCCTGCCCGTCGGCCAGAAGGGCAGCCGGGGCAAGCCCGGCGGCTACCGGTCCTCGCACGAGTGGTTCAACAAATCCCGGCGCCTGGCGATCCTCGAAGAGCGCTACGAGCAGATCAGGGCCGAACGCGACGCCGGACGGGTGTCGATCACACGCGGGGGCCGGCGACTGCTGGGCACCCGTCACAACCTCACCGCCGCGAACCTGACCGAGGCGCAGTGGCGGGCACAGTGGGAGGCGGCGCGGTGGTTCCTGACCGCCGACGGCGAGTCCGGTAAAAGGTTCGGGAACGAGACGATCCGCGTCAGCGCCGACGGCGAGATCAGCATCAAGCTGCCCGCCCCCCTCGCCGAGCACGCAAACACCAAGCATGGTCGGTACGTGCTGGCCGCGAAGGTCACCTTCTGGCACCGGGGCGACGAATGGCGAGACCGGATCCAAGCGAACCGGGCTGTGGCCTACCGCATCCACCTGGACACGGCCCGGGGCCGCTGGTATCTCGACGCCTCCTGGACCCGCAAAGATTTCCCCGTCGTGCCACTGGCCACGCTGCGCGCTCACGGAGTGATTGCCGTGGACACCAACGCCGACCACCTCGCTGCATGGCGCCTCGACGAACACGGCAACCCCAGCGGCACGCCCCGCCGCTTCAACTACCAGCTCAGCGGCAGCGCTTCGCACCGCGACGCCCAGCTCCGCCACGCCCTCACCCGCCTCCTGCACTGGGCCAAACAGACCGGCGTCAAGGCCGTCGCGATCGAAGACCTCGACTTCACCGACTCCACCACACGCGAGAAACACGGCCGCCGTAAGCGCTTCAGGCAGCTCATCTCCGGCATCCCCACCGGCCGACTGCGCGCACGACTGCTGTCCATGTGCGCGGAAGCCGGCATCGGCGTGATCGCCGTCGACCCCGCCTACACCAGCCTCTGGGGCGCCCAGCACTGGCAAGCTCCCCTCACCAGCAACACCCACAAGACCAGCCGACACGCCGCCGCTTCGGTGGCCATCGGCAGGCGCGCCCTCGGACACCGGATCAGGCGACGGACGACACCGCCCCGTGCACACCAGAGAGATGTGCACGGGCATCGGACCGCCCAGGCCCGACCCGGCGACCGAGAAAGCGAGGAAAACCGCCCCCGCGCCCCCGGACCACGGACACGATCCGTTCGCGCCGGACGCGGAGCGAACGCGGTGAACCAGAACACCCAAGACCGTTCGGGGTGTTCGGCTGAGCATGGGGTCTGGCAACAGAACTCACTCCCACTCAGTCTCTAG
- a CDS encoding LacI family DNA-binding transcriptional regulator, with translation MTTSGAADGRRRRGPGMTEVARAAGVSQKTVSRVVNGEPHVSPEVRDRVLRAIRELDYRPNTAARALLLGRYRRIGVVSLGSSLYGPSTLLIALERAMQRAGYSVALASTLEGQKVSVAVDALLEQGVDGIVLSEPIDDGVPLRLSADVPVVSVGEGVELAQGTCAVVGGDGVTAARLATEYLLSLGHRTVWHLPGPQDWWAARDRLRGWREALAAAGAPEPPLPSPGDWSPASGYAAGRQLARLSDVTAVFAANDDMAIGALRAFADAGRAVPGDVSVVGYDDIPAAAYLSPPLTTVRQNFAAVADRAVDVLIALIEGRPAPAEPADQAVELTVRASTGPVRDPGLAHPHP, from the coding sequence ATGACGACGAGTGGAGCCGCCGACGGCCGTCGCCGTCGTGGTCCCGGCATGACCGAGGTCGCACGGGCCGCCGGGGTGTCGCAGAAGACCGTCTCCCGGGTCGTCAACGGCGAGCCGCATGTCAGCCCGGAGGTGCGCGATCGCGTGCTGAGGGCCATCCGCGAACTGGACTACCGTCCCAACACCGCGGCCCGGGCCCTGCTCCTCGGCCGCTACCGGCGGATCGGCGTGGTCTCGCTGGGCAGTTCGCTCTACGGCCCCTCGACCCTGCTCATCGCCCTGGAGCGGGCGATGCAGCGCGCCGGGTATTCCGTCGCCCTGGCCAGCACCCTGGAGGGGCAGAAGGTCTCGGTCGCCGTGGACGCGCTGCTGGAGCAGGGCGTGGACGGGATCGTGCTGTCCGAGCCCATCGACGACGGCGTGCCGCTCCGGCTCAGCGCCGATGTGCCGGTGGTCAGCGTCGGCGAGGGCGTGGAACTCGCCCAGGGCACCTGTGCCGTGGTCGGCGGCGACGGCGTCACGGCCGCCCGGCTCGCCACCGAGTATCTGCTGTCCCTGGGCCACCGCACCGTCTGGCACCTGCCAGGACCGCAGGACTGGTGGGCCGCCCGGGACCGGCTGCGCGGCTGGCGCGAGGCCCTCGCCGCCGCCGGCGCGCCCGAACCGCCCCTGCCGTCACCCGGCGACTGGAGCCCGGCCTCCGGGTACGCCGCCGGACGGCAGCTCGCCCGGCTCTCCGATGTCACGGCCGTGTTCGCCGCCAACGACGACATGGCCATCGGCGCCCTGCGCGCGTTCGCCGACGCGGGCCGCGCCGTCCCCGGTGACGTGAGCGTCGTCGGCTACGACGACATACCCGCCGCCGCCTATCTCTCCCCGCCGCTGACCACCGTCCGGCAGAACTTCGCCGCCGTCGCCGACCGCGCCGTCGACGTACTCATCGCCCTGATCGAGGGCCGCCCCGCACCGGCCGAACCCGCCGACCAGGCGGTCGAGTTGACCGTGCGGGCCTCCACCGGCCCGGTTCGGGACCCGGGCCTCGCGCACCCCCACCCGTAG
- a CDS encoding Dyp-type peroxidase: MTSPLPPGETLSQPVLNPPASIAVFLVATIEPGGETAVREALGSLAGLVRSVGFPSPDGGLGCVAGVGSRAWGRLFGGLRPAELHPFRELAGPRHHAPATPGDLFFHIKAARTDLCFALAAELVRRLRGAVTVRDETQAFAYFDSRNLLGFVDGTENPVGPPAADAALVGEEDPAFRGGSYAMVQKYLHDVDAWEALAVEAQEKVIGRTKLTNLELDAPGSHKDVNTVLGPDGSEQKILRSAMPFGRPGHGEFGTYFVAYARTPGIPETMLRKMFLGGPGSGPDPLLDYSRAVTGSLFFIPPADFLEALPEG; the protein is encoded by the coding sequence ATGACGTCACCGCTGCCCCCGGGAGAGACGCTGTCACAGCCGGTGCTGAACCCGCCGGCATCGATCGCGGTGTTCCTGGTCGCCACGATCGAACCCGGCGGGGAGACCGCCGTACGGGAGGCGCTGGGCTCCCTCGCGGGCCTGGTGCGCTCCGTCGGTTTCCCCAGCCCCGACGGCGGTCTCGGCTGTGTCGCCGGGGTCGGGTCCCGGGCCTGGGGACGGCTGTTCGGCGGCCTCCGGCCCGCCGAACTGCACCCGTTCCGCGAACTGGCAGGGCCCCGGCACCACGCCCCGGCCACCCCGGGCGACCTGTTCTTCCACATCAAGGCCGCCCGCACCGACCTGTGCTTCGCGCTCGCCGCCGAGCTGGTGCGGCGGCTGCGCGGCGCGGTCACCGTACGGGACGAGACACAGGCCTTCGCCTACTTCGACTCGCGCAACCTCCTCGGCTTCGTCGACGGCACCGAGAACCCCGTCGGCCCGCCGGCCGCCGACGCGGCACTGGTCGGTGAGGAGGATCCCGCCTTCCGCGGCGGCAGTTACGCGATGGTGCAGAAGTATCTGCACGACGTGGACGCGTGGGAGGCCCTCGCCGTGGAGGCCCAGGAGAAGGTGATCGGCCGCACGAAGCTCACCAACCTCGAACTCGACGCGCCCGGCTCCCACAAGGACGTCAACACCGTCCTCGGCCCGGACGGCTCGGAGCAGAAGATCCTGCGCTCCGCGATGCCGTTCGGCAGGCCGGGGCACGGGGAGTTCGGCACGTACTTCGTGGCCTACGCGCGCACGCCCGGGATACCCGAGACGATGCTGCGCAAGATGTTCCTCGGCGGGCCGGGCTCGGGTCCCGACCCGCTGCTGGACTACTCACGGGCCGTCACCGGCAGCCTGTTCTTCATACCGCCGGCGGACTTCCTGGAGGCCTTGCCGGAGGGCTGA
- a CDS encoding beta-galactosidase, with the protein MFELPRRVLFGAAYYHEYQPYERLKDDLDLMAEARFTVIRVGESVWSTWEPENGRFDLDWLQPVLDGAHERGISVILGTPTYAVPPWLARQYPEIAGESRTGERHGWGARQEVDFTHPAFRFHAERIIRKVVGRYADHPAVIGFQVDNEPGLHLFHNHGVFQRFTDELRERYGDVETLNREWGLVYWSHRLSTWADLWTPDGNAQPQYDLAWRRFQARLTTEFIAWQAGIVREYAHPGQFVTTCISYDRQGVEDDRLTERLDVTAGNPYYTMQDALALPDVNGDGQHWTTNGTWALYRSADRMYSSRQEPYLVTETNAQAISGPWDNRPAYDGQWRQAAWALISRGASMIEYWHWHTLHFGAETYWGGILPHNGRPGRVYRELAVLGAELEKAGDLVSALTPDADVAFLYDGPSKWALKGQPPLADADGNPDGRSYEKIFDAFYRGAFDAGLQARVLHPGQLPDTDLPPLLVVPGYYAADDSVLDRLRAYAEAGGHLVLGPRTGYGDTEARARTDLQPGRLAEAAGVTYDEFSNLRDPLPVTGTDSLPLPADAHALHWADGLRPQGAETLAAYTHPHFGRWPAITTHRHGTGRITYVGTVPDPVLARALFDRYAPDSAWRPGHPSVTATSATARDGRRVRFLHNWSWDEVSVPVPVAVRDVLSDTVYGDTVPLGPWDVKVLQDEAV; encoded by the coding sequence ATGTTCGAGCTGCCCCGGCGCGTCCTGTTCGGTGCCGCCTACTACCACGAGTACCAGCCGTACGAGCGCCTCAAGGACGACCTCGACCTGATGGCCGAGGCCCGTTTCACGGTGATCCGCGTCGGCGAGTCGGTGTGGTCCACCTGGGAGCCCGAGAACGGCCGCTTCGACCTCGACTGGCTCCAGCCGGTCCTGGACGGCGCGCACGAGCGGGGCATCTCGGTGATCCTCGGGACGCCGACGTACGCGGTGCCGCCGTGGCTGGCCCGGCAGTACCCGGAGATCGCGGGCGAGTCCCGCACCGGCGAGCGCCACGGCTGGGGCGCCCGCCAGGAGGTCGACTTCACCCACCCCGCGTTCCGCTTCCACGCCGAGCGGATCATCCGCAAGGTCGTCGGCCGCTACGCCGACCACCCGGCCGTCATCGGCTTCCAGGTCGACAACGAACCGGGCCTGCACCTCTTCCACAACCACGGCGTCTTCCAGCGCTTCACCGACGAACTGCGCGAGCGGTACGGCGACGTGGAGACCCTCAACCGCGAATGGGGCCTCGTCTACTGGTCGCACCGGCTCTCCACCTGGGCCGACCTGTGGACCCCGGACGGCAACGCCCAGCCGCAGTACGACCTGGCCTGGCGGCGCTTCCAGGCCCGGCTCACCACCGAGTTCATCGCCTGGCAGGCCGGGATCGTGCGCGAGTACGCCCACCCCGGCCAGTTCGTCACGACCTGCATCTCCTACGACCGCCAGGGCGTCGAGGACGACCGCCTCACCGAGCGCCTCGACGTCACCGCGGGTAACCCCTACTACACGATGCAGGACGCCCTCGCCCTGCCCGACGTCAACGGCGACGGGCAGCACTGGACGACCAACGGCACCTGGGCGCTCTACCGCAGCGCCGACCGCATGTACTCCTCCCGCCAGGAGCCCTACCTGGTCACCGAGACCAACGCGCAGGCCATCAGCGGGCCGTGGGACAACCGCCCCGCCTACGACGGCCAGTGGCGCCAGGCCGCCTGGGCGCTGATCTCCCGGGGCGCCTCGATGATCGAGTACTGGCACTGGCACACCCTGCACTTCGGCGCCGAGACCTACTGGGGCGGCATCCTCCCGCACAACGGCCGGCCCGGCCGCGTCTATCGCGAACTGGCCGTACTGGGCGCGGAGTTGGAGAAGGCCGGTGACCTCGTGTCGGCCCTCACCCCGGACGCCGACGTCGCCTTCCTGTACGACGGGCCCAGCAAGTGGGCGCTCAAGGGCCAGCCGCCGCTGGCCGACGCCGACGGAAACCCGGACGGGAGGTCGTACGAGAAGATCTTCGACGCGTTCTATCGCGGTGCCTTCGACGCCGGACTCCAGGCACGCGTCCTGCATCCCGGGCAGCTCCCGGACACCGACCTGCCGCCCCTCCTGGTCGTGCCCGGCTACTACGCCGCCGACGACTCGGTCCTCGACCGACTCCGCGCCTACGCCGAGGCCGGGGGCCATCTCGTCCTCGGTCCGCGCACCGGCTACGGCGACACCGAGGCCAGGGCCCGCACCGACCTCCAGCCGGGCCGCCTGGCCGAGGCCGCAGGGGTGACGTACGACGAGTTCAGCAACCTGCGCGACCCGCTGCCCGTCACCGGCACGGACTCCCTCCCCCTCCCGGCCGACGCGCACGCCCTGCACTGGGCGGACGGACTGCGGCCACAGGGCGCCGAGACGCTGGCGGCGTACACGCATCCGCACTTCGGCCGCTGGCCCGCGATCACCACCCACCGCCACGGCACCGGCCGCATCACCTACGTCGGCACCGTGCCCGATCCGGTCCTCGCCCGGGCCCTGTTCGACCGGTACGCCCCCGACTCCGCCTGGCGCCCCGGCCACCCGAGTGTCACGGCCACCTCGGCGACCGCCCGGGACGGCCGCCGCGTGCGCTTCCTGCACAACTGGTCGTGGGACGAGGTGTCCGTGCCGGTGCCCGTGGCCGTGCGGGACGTGCTCTCGGACACCGTGTACGGCGACACGGTGCCGCTCGGGCCCTGGGACGTGAAGGTGCTTCAGGACGAAGCGGTGTAG
- a CDS encoding carbohydrate ABC transporter permease — protein MTTTVTGPSGLTHRHSDPDRTAHRPRGSWAPYLFISPFYLLYVLFMLIPVGVSLWLSLTEWVGLGTPQWVGLRNYRLLATDISFHRALGNTAVFVLVAVCVIVPLALLIAQALNAKGLRARDLWRTAYFVPIVVSPILVALVFGLIFDRQFGLANAVLKALFGTGGVDWLGDPTLARVSIALVMLWRWTGYLTVFFLAGLQNVPRELYEAAAIDGAGRLRTFTTVTLPALKPVTAFVVVTSFICAAQIFEEPYLLTGGGPAESTLSVTMFIYRAAFQRQQFGYAAAAAVVLFVLVFGLSRLCNRLLGIGRATS, from the coding sequence ATGACCACCACCGTCACCGGACCGTCCGGCCTCACGCACCGGCACAGCGACCCGGACCGCACCGCGCACCGCCCCCGCGGATCCTGGGCGCCCTACCTCTTCATCTCCCCCTTCTATCTCCTCTACGTCCTGTTCATGCTGATCCCGGTCGGGGTCTCGCTGTGGCTGAGTCTCACCGAGTGGGTGGGGCTCGGCACCCCGCAGTGGGTGGGGCTGCGCAACTACCGGCTGCTCGCCACCGACATCAGCTTCCACCGGGCCCTCGGGAACACCGCCGTCTTCGTGCTGGTCGCGGTCTGTGTGATCGTGCCGCTCGCGCTGCTGATCGCCCAGGCGCTCAACGCCAAGGGGCTCAGGGCACGTGACCTGTGGCGGACCGCCTACTTCGTGCCGATCGTCGTCTCACCGATCCTCGTCGCCCTGGTCTTCGGCCTGATCTTCGACCGGCAGTTCGGGCTGGCGAACGCGGTGCTGAAAGCACTGTTCGGCACCGGCGGTGTCGACTGGCTCGGCGACCCGACCCTCGCCAGGGTGAGCATCGCCCTGGTCATGCTGTGGCGCTGGACCGGCTACCTCACCGTCTTCTTCCTCGCCGGGCTCCAGAACGTGCCCAGGGAGCTGTACGAGGCCGCCGCGATCGACGGGGCCGGGCGGCTGCGCACCTTCACCACCGTCACCCTGCCGGCGCTGAAGCCCGTGACGGCGTTCGTCGTCGTCACGTCCTTCATCTGCGCGGCGCAGATCTTCGAGGAGCCGTATCTGCTGACCGGCGGCGGACCGGCCGAGTCGACCCTCTCGGTGACCATGTTCATCTACCGGGCCGCCTTCCAACGCCAGCAGTTCGGCTACGCGGCGGCCGCCGCGGTCGTCCTCTTCGTCCTCGTCTTCGGTCTCAGCCGGCTCTGCAACCGTCTCCTCGGCATCGGGAGGGCCACCTCATGA
- a CDS encoding carbohydrate ABC transporter permease, whose translation MTRARLPLYGVLVLLFLGFLAPLLWALSGSFKPRGEIFGYPPELVPDPFTLDNYRTLLTEQPFGRWFLMSTVVAVVATTVSVFVCALAGYGFAKFRFAGKRLLFNVMFSSLSIPFAVILVPLFVILVKTGLGSPWFALIVPWVAPAFGIFMMQQYIVQSIPDSVLEAARIDGASEFGIFRTIVLPLLRPSLGALAVWQFLQSYNSFLWPLVLVSDSSQYTLPLGLQTLFVSEQRQYDLVLAGAVLAVLPAVALFVLLRKQLLEGLSTGAVKG comes from the coding sequence ATGACACGCGCCCGACTGCCCCTCTACGGCGTCCTGGTCCTGCTGTTCCTGGGCTTTCTCGCGCCGCTGCTGTGGGCGCTGAGCGGCTCGTTCAAGCCGCGCGGCGAGATCTTCGGCTACCCGCCGGAACTCGTCCCCGACCCCTTCACCCTGGACAACTACCGCACCCTGCTCACCGAGCAGCCCTTCGGCCGCTGGTTCCTGATGAGCACCGTGGTCGCCGTCGTCGCCACCACCGTGTCCGTCTTCGTCTGTGCGCTCGCCGGCTACGGCTTCGCCAAGTTCCGCTTCGCCGGGAAGCGGCTGCTGTTCAACGTCATGTTCAGCTCGCTGTCGATACCGTTCGCGGTGATCCTCGTGCCGCTGTTCGTGATCCTCGTGAAGACCGGGCTCGGCAGCCCGTGGTTCGCGCTGATCGTGCCGTGGGTGGCGCCCGCGTTCGGGATCTTCATGATGCAGCAGTACATCGTGCAGTCGATCCCGGACTCGGTGCTGGAGGCCGCCCGGATCGACGGGGCGAGCGAGTTCGGCATCTTCCGCACCATCGTGCTGCCGCTGCTGCGGCCCTCGCTGGGCGCCCTGGCCGTCTGGCAGTTCCTGCAGAGCTACAACAGCTTCCTGTGGCCGCTGGTGCTGGTCTCCGACAGCTCCCAGTACACCCTGCCGCTGGGCCTGCAGACCCTGTTCGTGTCGGAGCAACGGCAGTACGACCTCGTGCTCGCCGGAGCCGTCCTCGCCGTCCTGCCCGCCGTCGCCCTCTTCGTGCTGCTGCGCAAACAGCTCCTCGAAGGCCTGTCCACGGGCGCGGTCAAGGGCTGA